In Raphanus sativus cultivar WK10039 chromosome 5, ASM80110v3, whole genome shotgun sequence, the following proteins share a genomic window:
- the LOC108862304 gene encoding probable histone H2A.2, with product MAGRGKTLGSGVAKKATSRSSKAGLQFPVGRIARFLKNGKYAERVGAGAPVYLAAVLEYLAAEVLELAGNAARDNKKTRIVPRHIQLAVRNDEELSKLLGDVTIANGGVMPNIHNLLLPKKAGGGASKPSGDDDE from the exons atggcGGGTCGTGGAAAAACTCTCGGATCTGGTGTTGCTAAGAAGGCGACGTCTCGGAGCAGCAAGGCCGGTCTCCAGTTCCCCGTCGGTCGTATCGCCCGGTTCTTGAAAAACGGCAAGTACGCCGAACGTGTCGGAGCCGGAGCTCCGGTTTACTTGGCCGCCGTACTCGAATACCTCGCAGCAGAG gTTCTTGAATTGGCTGGAAACGCGGCGAGGGACAACAAGAAGACGAGAATCGTGCCGCGTCATATTCAGTTGGCGGTGAGGAACGACGAGGAGCTGAGTAAGCTGCTTGGTGACGTGACGATTGCTAACGGAGGTGTGATGCCGAACAttcacaatcttcttcttcctaaGAAGGCTGGTGGTGGTGCTTCCAAACCTTCCGGT